From the Fibrobacter sp. UWR3 genome, one window contains:
- a CDS encoding peptide chain release factor-like protein: MHRDTYLRMTLDQLLAACTQKGFQGSGPGGQHRNKTNTGVQLNLPQYNLEIKSCEARSAKENKTHALHRMQMALALNVRETPPATEIPFPGSNGHIQTSNALFPLFVAHVFDIMATKNGDTKAAAQAFGISPSALVKILRQDKACAEKLQNQRVAGGKAKLKL; this comes from the coding sequence ATGCATCGCGATACCTACCTCAGAATGACATTGGACCAGCTGCTCGCCGCCTGCACCCAGAAGGGTTTCCAGGGGTCTGGCCCGGGCGGGCAACACCGCAACAAGACCAATACCGGAGTCCAGCTGAACCTTCCGCAGTACAATTTAGAAATCAAATCCTGCGAAGCGAGGAGCGCGAAGGAAAATAAGACCCATGCACTGCACCGCATGCAGATGGCGCTTGCCCTGAACGTGCGCGAAACGCCACCAGCTACAGAAATCCCCTTCCCCGGGAGCAACGGGCACATACAGACCAGCAATGCGCTGTTCCCATTGTTCGTGGCACACGTGTTCGACATCATGGCGACCAAGAACGGAGACACGAAGGCTGCGGCACAGGCGTTCGGCATAAGCCCGAGCGCCCTCGTGAAGATACTCAGGCAAGACAAGGCCTGCGCAGAAAAGCTGCAGAACCAGCGCGTTGCCGGCGGGAAGGCGAAACTGAAACTGTAG